From the genome of Impatiens glandulifera chromosome 9, dImpGla2.1, whole genome shotgun sequence, one region includes:
- the LOC124915762 gene encoding high affinity nitrate transporter 2.5-like: MEMEMEKFSLPVDSEHKSTVFKINSVAAPHMRAFHLSWISFFTCFVSSFAAPPLLPIIRDNLNLTATQIGDAGIAAVSGAVFARITMGTACDLVGPRLASASLILLTVPAVYCTSIIDSSITFFLVRFFTGFSLATFVSTQFWMSSLFSPRVVGTANAVSGGWGNLGGGATQLIMPLVYSIIHDNIGAANFTAWRIAFYVPALMQMASAYGVFFLGQDLPDGDFAQLHKSGDKHKDDFKKVIYNAVTNYRGWITGLTYGYCFGVELTIDNIIAQYFFDRFNVKLHTAGIIAASFGLANIFSRPGGGWLSDLVAKRFGMRGRIWALWIVQSLGGVFCIILGKVSSLSASIAVMIVFSVFVQAACGLTFGVVPFISRRSLGVISGMTGGGGNVGAVITQLIFFRGSRYTTENGISLMGVMIIACTLPLLLVHFPQWGGMFSSPSDILTEQDYYLREWSQEEREQGFHEGSLKFADNSKNERGKKVDSAPTPQRTPPSVNL; this comes from the coding sequence atggaaatggaaatggaaaaGTTTAGCCTTCCAGTAGACTCCGAGCATAAATCGACCGTATTCAAGATAAACTCTGTGGCGGCGCCGCACATGCGCGCCTTTCACCTCTCCTGGATCTCTTTCTTCACCTGCTTCGTCTCCTCCTTTGCCGCCCCACCTCTCCTCCCCATCATTCGAGACAACCTAAACCTAACCGCTACCCAAATAGGCGACGCCGGAATCGCTGCCGTTTCCGGAGCGGTTTTTGCAAGAATCACCATGGGCACCGCCTGCGACCTTGTGGGACCCCGCCTTGCATCCGCCTCTCTAATCCTCCTTACTGTACCCGCAGTGTACTGCACTTCCATCATCGACTCCTCCATCACCTTCTTCCTGGTCCGCTTCTTCACAGGGTTCTCACTCGCTACCTTCGTATCCACACAATTTTGGATGAGCTCCCTCTTCTCACCTCGTGTTGTCGGAACAGCTAACGCAGTCTCCGGAGGTTGGGGGAACTTAGGTGGCGGCGCAACCCAACTCATCATGCCCCTCGTCTATTCTATAATACATGATAATATTGGCGCCGCCAATTTCACCGCATGGAGGATTGCCTTTTATGTACCGGCGCTAATGCAAATGGCTTCCGCCTATGGAGTGTTTTTCCTTGGCCAGGATTTACCCGACGGCGACTTCGCCCAGCTCCATAAATCAGGAGACAAGCACAAAGATGATTTCAAAAAAGTCATCTACAACGCGGTTACAAACTACCGAGGATGGATCACGGGCCTAACTTATGGGTATTGTTTCGGGGTTGAATTGACAATCGACAACATAATCGCTCAATATTTCTTCGACAGGTTCAACGTTAAACTTCACACTGCAGGGATCATAGCGGCGAGCTTCGGACTGGCCAACATATTCTCCCGGCCTGGAGGAGGGTGGTTGTCAGATTTGGTGGCGAAGAGATTCGGGATGAGGGGAAGGATTTGGGCATTATGGATTGTTCAGTCATTAGGAGGAGTGTTTTGCATAATCCTAGGGAAAGTGAGCTCTTTGAGTGCATCGATCGCTGTCATGATTGTTTTCTCGGTATTTGTTCAGGCTGCGTGTGGCCTCACATTCGGTGTAGTTCCCTTCATCTCCCGTAGGTCACTTGGAGTAATATCGGGGATGACTGGAGGAGGAGGAAACGTGGGAGCTGTCATAACACAACTGATATTCTTCAGAGGATCACGATACACGACCGAGAACGGAATCAGTCTTATGGGCGTAATGATAATTGCTTGTACGCTTCCATTGTTACTCGTACACTTCCCGCAATGGGGAGGCATGTTTAGCAGTCCGTCCGACATTCTCACGGAGCAAGACTACTACTTGAGAGAGTGGAGCCAAGAGGAAAGAGAGCAAGGGTTCCATGAGGGCAGCTTGAAGTTCGCGGATAACAGCAAAAATGAAAGGGGGAAGAAGGTAGATTCCGCTCCCACTCCACAGAGGACTCCACCTTCTGTAAATCTGTGA